GCCTAACGTGACACGCAGGCAGAACCGAAGCCGCTTCGCGGCAGTGAAGGAAGACAGCAGCATGACCACCGTCAATACCGGCGCGCCTGATGCCGCCGACGAGTCGACCGGGCAGCACGCCGCCACCATCGCCGACCGGCGGGCCGCCGCCCGTCCCTCCCGGGCCCGGCGGGTCCGCCGGGGGATAGGCATGATGGCTGTGATCGCGGCCGGCACCGGCGTGATCGGCCTCGCCACCGGCGCGACCCCCGCCGCCGCCGAGCCGGCGCCGGCCCACGCCGGCTGGGACGGGTCGCGGTACTGGTTCAAGAACAGCCAGGGGCAGTGGCGCTGGACCTCGCACCCCAGCGTCTACACGGCGCGGACCGGGACCGGGGCGGCGTCGACGTCGTCAACGACGACATCCGCGAGTGTGAGCTCCACCGGGGGGATCGAGCAGGGGTGGGACGGGTCGCGGTACTGGTTCAGGAACAGCCAGGGGCAGTGGCGCTGGACCTCGCACTACGACGTGTACCTGGACCGTACGGGTGGCGGGGGCTCGTCGGCCTCGTCCTCGCAGCCCTCCTCGTCCTCTTCGACGTCCTCCTCTTCGTCTTCGTCCTCGTCCTCGTCCTCGTCCTCGGCCGATGCCGCGCCTCCGGCGGCGGATCAGAACGTCGAGACGGCCATCCAGTTCGCGCTGGACCAGTTGGGCAAGCCGTTCATGACGGCGGGCAACGGGCCGAACGGCTACGACTGCTCCGGTCTGGTACAGCAGGCGTTCCGGCGTGGCGGCATCGACCTGCCGCGGGTGGCCAACGACCAGTACGCGGCCACCACGCCCATCACGGCGAGCCAGCTGCGCCCGGGCGACCTCCTCTTCTGGTCGCCCGACGGCACCCAGCGGGGCATCCAGCACACGGCGATCTACCTGGGCAACAACCAGTACGTCGAGGCCGCGCGGCCGGGGACCCTCATCCGGATCTCGAGCATCAGCAGCGGCTACTACCCGACGTACATGGGACGGCCGTAGGGCTTGTGCCGACGGCGGGGTGAAGGGTGCCAGGGTCTTCGTGGCCCGGGCATCCGCCCCGTCCTTCGGTTGCTCAGATGTCCGCCGGGCGCGGGAGGGCGCCCCGGGCGCCGAGGGCGGTGACGGCGAAGGCTCCTGCCGCCACCGCGACGGCAGCGGCCTCGACGAGCGGGGTGCTGCGGGCGAGCTCGGCGGCGAGGGCGCCGCAGAAGACGTCGCCGGCGCCGGTGGTGTCGACGGCGGTGACGGCGGGGGCGGGCAGTTCGGTGATCCGTCCGTCGGCGGCGACGAGGGCGCCCGCGCCGCCGAGGGTGATCACGGCACCGTCGGTGAGGTCCGCGAGCGCGCGGACGGCATCGGTCACGGTGGAGGCGCCGGTGAGCTGGCAGGCCTCCAGGGCGTTCGCGACGACGAGGGGACGGCGGCCGGTAGAGCGTGTGTCGGGGAGCGGACCGGCGGGTGCGGCGTTGTGCAGCCAGAGGGTGCCGTCGGCAGGGAGCGCGGCGGCCGTCGCGCGGATGCACTCCTCGGCGACCTCGCCGCTGGTGAGGACCACGTCGCGAGGGAGCAGCCGGGCGGCGGTGAGTGCGGCGGTGACCTCGGCGGCGGTGAGGCGGGTGTTCGCGCCCGGGACGACCACGATGCTGTTCTCGCCGGCCGGGTCCACCATGACGACGGCCTGCCCGGTGGGCGCGGCGGCGTCGGTGAGCACGGCGCCGGTGTCGACGTCGGCGCCGCGGAGGTCGTCGAGGGCCGCTCGTCCGTCGGCGTCCGCCCCCACCTTGGCGACCAGCCGGGTCGTCGCTCCCATCCGGGCCGCCGCCACGGCCTGGTTGGCGCCCTTGCCGCCGAACCCCTGCGTGGCGTCCGTGACGAGCACGGTCTCGCCGGGGGACGGGAGCACGGGGCAGCGGAGGATCCGGTCGACGTTGACCGATCCGATGACGACGACTCGGCCGGCGGGGCGCAGCTTCATCGTTCTTCTGTACGGGGTGGGGCGACTGCGCGCAAGCGGGTGCGGTGTGTGGAAAGCCAGCCGGATGCGTTCGGCGCGGACCGGGCGAGCCGGGCGCGTTCGGTGCGTGGTGGGCGTGTTGGCGCGTGCCGAGCGCCCGGAGTGTGCGCGGGGCGCGCGACTCGGCGAGAGCGCTGTTGTGCGGGCCGGTGAGCCGCCGTGGAGGGGCGCGCGGGGGCGGATCGTGGGGGTGCGAAGGGCGCGTGGAGAGTATGACGACCGGTCTACAGATTCGGGGCCCAAGGGGCCTGGCCTGGGCACATGCCTCTGTCAAGAGGCGGGCAGGGGCACCGCAGTGGGTGGGTCCGCGAGGTATGGGGACCGGCGCCGCGCGGGTACCACCACGGGTGGCGCTGGTTCGGCCAACGGGGGCGCCGCCCGGTGCGATCGGCATCGGGGAAAGTCGAGGGCAGGGGGACGCTGTGATCGTCTGGGTCAATGGCACGTTCGGGGCGGGCAAGACCAGTGCCTGCCGCGAACTGGTGGAACTGTTGCCCGGAAGCATGCTGTTCGATCCCGAACTGGTGGGGTTCGGGCTGCGCAGGACGCTTCCGGCCGACCGGATGGCGGCGGTGTCCGACTTCCAGGACCTGCCGGCCTGGCGCCGGCTCGTCCCCGAGGTGGCCGCCGCGCTGCTCGGCGAGGTGCCGGGCCCGCTGGTCGTGCCGATGACCCTGCTCAGAGAGGACTACCGGGACGAGATCTTCGGCGATCTCGCCTCGCACGGGATCGCGGTGCACCACGTCGTCCTGGACCCTGGAGAAACGATCCTGCGTGAGCGCATTGCGCACCGCGACGAATGCCCCGGCGATCCGGCGGCCAGCGAACGGGTCCGCCAGTGGTGTCTGGACCATCTGCCCCGCTACCGCGCCGCCAGGCGCTGGCTCGTCCGCGACGCCCGGCTGCTCGACACCGGTCGGCTCACCCCGCGCGAGACCGCGGAGCGGATCGCCGCGCTGGTCAGCGACGGCGCCGCCCGCTGCCCGATCGTCCAGACACCCGACCCGGGCGGGGACACCGTCGCCTCCGCCGTCCTGTTCTTCGACGAGCAGGAGCGCGTGCTCCTCGTCGACCCCGTCTACAAGCCCGACTGGGACTTCCCCGGCGGCGTCGTCGAACGCGGCGAGGCCCCCACCGACGCCGCCCTGCGCGAGACCGCCGAGGAACTGGGCCTCCGCCTCGACCCCGCCGCCCTGAGACTGCTCGCCGTCGACTGGGAACCGCGCACCGGCCCCCGCCGCGGCGGCCTGCGGCTCATGTACGACGGCGGACTGCTGGACGCCAAGGGCAGGCAGAGCCTGCTGCTCCAGCCCGAGGAACTGCGAGGCTGGCGCTTCGTCACGCTCGACGAGGCTGCCGACCTGCTGCCCCCGAGCCGGTTCCGGCGGCTTGCGGCCACGCTGGACGCCCGCCGCTGCGGCGAGTTGCGGTACCTGGAGGCCGGGCGGCGCGTCGCCCTCGGCCTGGCCCGGGCGGCGGACGCGGCGTAGCGAGTGGCCGGTGGGACGGCGGTGCAACCCGGCGACGCAGCGGGCAGGATGGGCACATGCCGTTCACGCTGAGCCATCCGGCCGCCGTCCTGCCCCTGTTGCGCGCTGCCGGGGAGCGTGGGCCCCTGGTGGCCTCCGGGCTGGTCGCCGGGTCGATGGCGCCCGATGTGCCGTTCTTCGCCGAGTCGTTGCTGCCAGGGGTGTACCGGCACGGCGGGCTGACCCACCAATGGTGGGCGGTGCCGACGGTGGACGTGGCGATCGCGGGTGCGCTGGTGGCCGGCTGGCACGGGCTGCTGCGCGCCCCGCTGGTGGCGCTGCTGCCCGAGCGGTGGGCGGGTGCCGCCGAGGCGCTGACCGTTCGGCGGGGTGGGGAGGGCGCGGCCACGGCCGCCTGGTTCGCCGTGTCCGCGGCGGTGGGTGCGGCGACTCACGTCGGGTGGGACGCGTTCACCCATGGGGGGCGGCTGGGGGTGCGGCTGCTGCCCGTGCTGGATCGTCGGGTGTCCGGTGTTCCGCTGTACGAGGCGTTGCAGTACGGGAGTTCGGCGCTCGCCCTGGCCGCGGTGAGCGGGTGGGCGGTGCGGACGGCGCGGGCCGTCGAGCCGGTGCGGCCTGACGTCGTGCTCTCGCCCGGGGCGCGTCGGGCCGCCGTGGCGGCGCTGGGCGCGGCGACGGTGGCCGGGGTCGTGCACCGACTCAACCCGTTGCGACGCAGCCTGATCGCGGAGTTCTGCTTCGGCGCCGGGGCCGGGTTCGCGGTCGGTGCGGTCGGCCTCGCGGCCGCGGTGTCCGTACGGGCCGCACGGGGTGTGCGGGCCGAACGGGGCCGGGGGCTGCGGGCAGCCCCCGGCCCAACGTCCGTCAGGCGGAGCGCAGTTCGGCGTAGCGGCGGAGGAACAGCGCCTCGGTGAGGGCCATCCGCTCCAGCTCCTGCGGGTCGACGCTCTCGTTGACCGCGTGGATCTGGGTGGTGGGCTCCTCCACGCCGATCAGCACGATCTCGGCCTGCGGGTACAGCGTGCGCAGCGTGTTGCAGAGCGGGATCGAGCCGCCCTCGCCGGAGGCGACCATCGGGGTGCCGAAGGCCTCGGCCATGGCCTCACCCATCGCCTCGTAGGCCGGGCCGGTGGTGTCGGCGTTGAACGGGGAGCCGCTGCCCTGGCGCTCGATCGTCAGGTGGGCGCTGAGCGGGACCTGCGCCTCCAGGTGGGCGACCAGGGCGTCCTGGGCGGCGGCCGCGTCGGTGCCCGGCGCCACGCGCAGGCTCACCAGGGCCTTGGCGGCGGCCTGGACGGAGGAGGTGGCGCCGATCACCGGCGGGGCGTCGATGCCGAGGACGGTGACGGACGGGCGGGCCCAGAGCCGGTCGGCGATGGTGCCGGTGCCGGTGAGGGCGACGCCGTCGAGCACCTTGGCGTCGGCGCGGAACTGCTCCTCCGGGTACTGCACGCCGTCCCAGGTCTGGTCGGCGGTCAGGCCGGCCACGGCGACGTCGCCGTGCTCGTCGTGCAGTGAGGCGAGCACCTTGATGAGGGACTGCAGCGCGTCGGGGGCGGCGCCGCCGAAGGCGCCGGAGTGCAGGTTGCCGGCCAGGGTGGTGAGGGAGACCTCGACGACCGTCATGCCGCGCAGCGAGGCGGTGACGGTGGGCAGGCCCGGGGCGAAGTTGCCGGTGTCGCCGATGATGATGGCGTCGGCGGCGAGCAGCTCGGGGTGCGCCTCGGCGTACCGCTCCAGGCCGCCGGTGCCCTGCTCCTCCGAGCCCTCGACGATGATCTTCAGGCCGACCGGGTAGGCGTCCCCGTACACCTGGCGCAGGGCGCGCAGGGCGGTCAGGTGCATCAGGATGTTGCCCTTGCAGTCGGCCGCGCCGCGTCCGTACCAGCGGCCGTCACGCTCGGTCAGTTCGAACGCGGGGCTGAGCCAGGCGTCCTCGTCGAGCGGGGGCTGGACGTCGTAGTGCGAGTACAGCAGGACGGTGGGCGCGCCCTCGGGGCTGGGCAGCTCGGCGTAGACGGACCGGGTGCCGTCCGGGGTGTCGAGCAGCTGCACGTTGGTCAGGCCCTCGGCGGCGAAGGCGTCGGCGACCCAGCGGGCGGCCTTCTCGCACTCCTCGACCGGGAACTGGCGCGGGTCGGCGACCGACGGGAAGGCGACCAGCTCTGCGAGGTCGGTGCGGGCACGGTCCATCAGGGACCGGACGGCGTCGGCCAGGGGCTGTGACATCGGGGTGCTCCGAGGGGCGGGTCCGCCGGAGGGGTGGTCCGGGCGGGCGTGGACGGTTGGGGTACCGCCGATGATAGGCGGAGCCGAACGGGCGGGTCCCGCGGCCCGGCCCGACGGCCCGCACGAGGTTCACGGCGGCGCGGCGACCCGGCGGGCCCGACGGACGCATAGGATTGTTCGACGTGACTGACTCCGGAAGCTCCGATTCCCGCAGCCCGCTCGACACCGAGACTTCGCCGGTCGACGCCGAGGTGCCCGAGACGCCCGAGACGTCCGAAGTACCTGAGGCGCCAGGGACGTCCGAGGCGCCCGGAACGTCCGAGCCGCAGCCCGACGGGCTCGCCGGCGTCTGGGACGTCGTGGTGGTCGGCGCCGGACCGGCAGGGGCCTCGGCCGCGCACGCCGCCGCCGTCCAGGGCCGGCGGGTGCTGCTGCTCGACAAGGCCGAGCACCCCCGCTACAAGACCTGCGGCGGCGGGATCATCGGTCCGTCCCGGGACAGCCTCCCGCCGGACTTCCGGCTGCCGCTCCAGGACCGGGTGCACGCCGTCACCTTCGCGTACCGCGGGCGGTACACCCGGACGCAGCGGTCCAAGCGGATGCTCTTCGGCCTCGTCAACCGCGACGAGTTCGACCTGCGCCTGGTGCAGGCGGCCAAGCAGGCCAGGGCGGTGCTGGTCACCGGAGTGACCGTCACCGGCGTCGAGCAGCGCGGCGGGGAACACCGGACGGTGCTGGTCACGGCGGCCGACGGGCGCAGCTTCGAGGCGCGCGCGGTGGTCGGTGCGGACGGCAGCGCGAGCCGGATCGGCCGCCACGTCGGCGTCACCTTCGACCAGATCGACCTGGGCCTGGAGGCGGAGATCCCGGTGCCGCCGCAGGTCGCCGCCGACTGGGCGGGCCGGATCCACCTCGACTGGGGCCCGCTGCCGGGCAGTTACGGCTGGGTGTTCCCGAAGACCGAGTCGAGCAGCCTGACCGTGGGCGTCATCTCAGCGCGCGGTGACGGTGAGCGGACGAAGCAATATCTCGCCGACTACATCCGGCGGTTGGGCCTGTCCGGCTTTACGCCGAGCGTGGAGTCCGGGCACCTGACGCGCTGTCGGGCCGAGGACTCGCCGCTCTCCCGCGGCCGGGTGCTGGTCGCCGGGGACGCGGCCGGGCTGCTGGAGCCGTGGACCCGCGAGGGCATCTCGTACGCGCTGCGCTCGGGCCGGCTGGCCGGCGAGTGGGCGGTGAAGGTCGCGGAGGCGGGCAACGCGGCCGAGGTGCGGCGCGAGGCGCTCAACTACGCGTTCGCGATCAAGGCCGGGCTGGGCGTGGAGATGCGGGCGGGCAAGCAGCTGCTGGGCGCCTTCGAGCGCCGCCCGTACCTCTTCCACGCGGCGGTCTGCCTGGTGCCGGCCGCCTGGCGGGCCTTCGCCCGGACGACCCAGGGGCACACCACGTTCGCCGAGGTGCTGCGGCAGTACCGGGCGGCACGCAGGCTGGCGGCGGTGGCGTCGCGGTAGTTCGCTCGTGTCGTAGGGCCGGTGCTTCTCCTCGCCGAGGAGGAGCACCGGCCCTTGCGTTCGGGCGCCCGGCGAACGGCAGTCGGCGAATGGCGCCGTCTCCGGTGCGTTCGCCGGGTGGGACAGCGAACAGATGACAGATAATAGATTTCAACATCTGTTATCTGTTCGCTGACTTCTGTCCCCTGTCATCCGCCCGGTGTCATCGGTTCGCCCCCGTCAGCTCGTCGCCGAGTGGGCTGCGCCGGTACAGCACCGAGCGGCCGTGCCGGGCCCGGGTGACCAGGCCGGTGGCGGCGAGGACGGACAGGTGCTGGCTGACCGCGCTCGGGGTGACGCCGAGTCGGTAGGCCAGGTCCGTAGTCGACGCGGGTTCGGCGAGCAGCGCGAGCAGCCGGGCCTTCGGCGCGCCGAGCAGCGCCTCCAGCGCCTGCGGGGGCACCGGTGCGCTCGCGCCGGTCATGCCCGCCTGCCCGCGGGCCGGGTAACAGATGTGCGGCGGACGGTCGTTGCTGATCATCGTGATCGCGCCGCGGGCGAAGAAGGTCGGCGTCAGGACGAGGCCCCGGCCGTCCACGGCGGTCTCGCCGTCCCAGTCCGTCCACCGCCGGTTGATCGACAGCACGCCGTTCTCCCAGCGCAGCCGGTGGTCCAGGTCGGCGAAGAGCGCCGCCGCGCCGTGCTGGGCGAGCAGCCGGGCCCGGTAGACCAGGTCGGCGTCCAGCACCGCGCGGGCCTGCGGCCACCAGGTGGGCGCGAGGCATACCTCCCAGTACTCCTCCAGCGCGTCGGCGATCCGCCCGAGCAGCCGCGCCGGGTCGGCCAGTCCGGCGGCGAGCGGCGCGGGCAGCGGCCGGCCGTGCGGCAGGAAGGTCTGCTCCAGCTCGGGGCGCAGCTGTTCGGGCGGCAGGCCGCGGACGGCGGCCAGTTCGGTGCGGAAGTCGGTGGCCGGGGCGGCCGGGCGGGGCGTCAGGAAGTCGGGGATCCAGCGGTTCTCGGCGACGAGGGACAGCAGCAGGGCGGAGTCCAGCCGCTCGAAGGTGGGCCGGAGTCGTTCGAAGGCGCGGGTCTGGAGCGGGTAGACGCCGGGGTGGGTCCACATCCGGAGACTGAGCGAGGCCTCCTGGATGGGGGAGACGGCGAACCAGGTGGTGGCGAGGTCGGCCAGGTCGAGCGTGAACCGGTGCACGACGAATCCTCCCGGAGTCCGCTGGAGGAGGGCGGACGATTGAGGCAGAGCCTAAAGGATTATCCGTTGCCGCTCGTCGAGCAGTGGGATCGGGGGCATGACCACCTCACCAGCGGAGACCTCCGCTCCTTCCTCCGCCGTGCCCGAATCCGGCGGTGGGCTCGCCCGAGCCGTCCGGCGGCGGCTGCACCCGGATCCGACGGTCCGTCGGCTGGCCGCGATCACCCTCGTCAACACCGTGGGCAACGGCCTCTCGTTGGCCGTCTCGGTACTGTTCTTCACCCGGGTGCTCGGCCTGAGCGCCGCCCAGCTCGGCTTCGGGATGACGGCCGCAGGGCTCTGCGGGGTCGTCGCGAGCGTGCCCGCCGGGCGGGCCGCCGACCGCTGGGGCGCGCGGCGGGTGCTGGTGACGCTGACCGGCCTGGAGGCGGTCGGCACGGCGGGTTACGCGCTGGTGCACAGCTACCCGGCGTTCGTCGTGCTGGCCTGCGCGGTCGCCGCGGTGGACCGGGGGTCGGCCGCGGTCCGCAACGCGCTCTACGCCGAGGTGCTGCCCGCCGACCGCCGGGTGGCGGGCCGCGCCTACCTGCGGGTGGTGACCAACGCGGGCCTCTGCGCGGGGACGGCGCTCGGCGCGATCGCGCTCCAAGTGGACAACCGGCCGGTCTATCTGACGGCGATTGTGGCCAACGCCGTGTCGTTCCTGTTCGTCGCCGTGATGTACCGCCGTCTGCCCGTGCTCGCGGCGGACGGGCCGTCCGCCCGATCGGACGCGGAGGGCTCGGAGGCGCCGCGCACCAAGCGGCGCAACCCGGCGCTGCGGGACGGGCCGTTCCTGGTCGTGACGGTGCTGAACGCGCTGCTCTGCCTGCAGTTCGCCGTCCTGGAGGTCGGTGTGCCGCTGTGGATCGTCCACGAGACCGACGCGCCCCGGATCACCGTCGCGGGCACTCTGATCGTCAACACCGTGCTGGTGATCACCCTTCAGGTCCGTGCCACGAAGGGCACCGAGGATCCGGCGACGGCGGCCCGGGTCTGCGGTCGGGCGGGGCTGTTCCTCGCGGCGTCGTGCGTCGTGATCGGCCTGGCGCACGGGCTGCCCGCGATCGTGGCGGCCGTGGTCGTGCTCGGCGGGGTGGTGCTGCAGTCGTTCGGGGAGGTGCTCGGCCAGGCCGGCGGCTGGGCGCTCAGCTACGACCTCGCGGGGGAGCGTGCCCACGGCGCCTACCAGGGCGTGTACAACGCCGGAACGGCGGCCGCGCTGATGGTCGGCCCGGCGCTGGTCAGCACCGCCGTGATCGGGTACGGCCTGCTCGGCTGGGCCGTCCTCGGCGCGGTGCTGGCGGCGGCGGGTCTGGCGATGGGCCCCGCCGTCCGGTGGGCCGGACGGCGGGGCCGCAACGCGTGACGGGTCCTACTCGCGGACGAGCGCGAGCGCCTCGATCTCGATCAGCACCTCGGGCAGGAACAGCGCCGCGACCTGCACCGCGGAGCTGGCCGGCGGGTTCGCGGTGTCCACGTGCTCGTCGCGGGCCTCGCGGACGGCCGGCAGGTGGGCGATGTCGGTCACGAAGATCGTGAACTTGACGACGTCGGTGAAGTCGGCCCCGGCGGCGGCCAGGCAGCGGCGCAGGTTCTCGAAGACCTGGCGCGCCTGCGCCTTCGGGTCGCCGACGCCGACCAGGTTCCGGTCCTCGTCGAAGGCCACCTGACCGGAGACCTGGACCAGTCGGCCGGTGCCGGTGACGACCTGGGTGTAGCCGGTGCCGGGGGCGACTCCGGGCGGCTCGGCGATGTGGGTGAGGTGAGTGGTCATGGCAGCCATCGTGGTCCATCGCGCGCCGGGCGGCACCCGGTTTCCTCCGCGCGGGCCGTCGAGGTCAGTGCACCACTTCGGGCAGTTCGCGCAGGAACGGGAGGTCGGCGGGCGGGAGTTGGGCGAGCGGCCCGGCGGAGCGCAGTACGACGTCCAGGACGCCGTCCGGGTCGGCGGCGTAACCGCCGCTGGCCCAGGCCGCGTTGGCCTCGACGACCGCCCAGCCGTCGTCCGTCGTACCGACGTCCACCACGACGGCGCTCGGCAGAGCGGGGCCCGAGGCGGCGAGCACGTCACCGGTGAAGGCGAGCACCTCGGCACCGTCCGCCCCGAGCGGCGCGACGCTCAACTCGCCGTCCACGGCGTACCGCGAGGCGGCCCGCACCTCGCCGTCCATCACGAACAGCCGGTACTCCCGGCGGAACCGCACCACGTCGCTGACCAGCACGCCGGTGTCGCCGTCCAGCAGCTCGGGCCCGGGCAGTGCGGCGCCGTCGGGGTAGACCCGGGCGGCGAACTCCTTGTCCACCGGCGGCTTGACGAACGCGGGGCCGCGCAGCGTGCGGGCCTCGGCCAGGGTGGTGCAGGAGACCCGCCGCCCGGTCAGCTCCCGGGGCAGGCCGGCCAGCCAGTCCGCCGGCGGCTCCAGCAGGGCGAGCCCGAGCTCCCGCCCGACGGCGTCGCCGAACAGCGGCCCGCCGTACACGTGCACCTGCTGACCCGACCCGAGCAGTTCCTCCGGCACCCGCCAGGTCGTCGCGGTGTGCGCCCGCAGCCCTCGGCGGCCGGCCGCGGTGCGCAGCTGGAGGCCGGTGTCGTTGATGCGGGGCGCGAGCAGCAGGACGGCGTCGGTGGTCATGACGGCGATGGTGCCGCGAGTGCGGTGGCGCTCACCACCGGTTTTCGACGGCGCGTGTAGCGGGTGGCTCTGGCCGAGGGGCGGGTGGGCGTGCCAGAGTCGTCCGGGCGCCGTCCGGGCACCCCCGGACGGCGCCAGCGGTCCGACCCACCCTCAGCCGGAAAGCAGGCCCCTTGCCGATGACCAGCGAAGCGCCCCTCGTCCACGTCACCACCGCCGACGCCGTCACCACCCTCACCCTCGACTCGCCGCACAACCGCAACGCGCTCTCCACCCGACTGATGGCCGAGCTGCACGCCGGACTGGCACTCGCCGCCGCCGACCCGGAGGTCCGCGCGGTGGTGCTCGGGCACACCGGCAAGGTGTTCTGCGCGGGCGCGGACCTCTCCGAGGCGACCGGCGCGGACCCGACGGTCGGCCCGCGCGGCCTGGTCGAGCTCCAGCGGGCCATCGTGGACTGCGCGAAGCCGGTGATCGCCGTGATCGACGGGCACGTGCGGGCCGGCGGCCTCGGGCTGGTCGGCGCGGCGGACCTCGCCCTCGCCGGACCAGCCGCCACCTTCGCGTTCACCGAGGTCCGGCTCGGCCTCGCGCCCGCCGTCATCTCGCTGCCGCTGCGCCCCAAGCTGGACCCGCGCGCCGCCTCCCGCTACTACCTCACCGGCGAGGTCTTCGACGCCGCCGAGGCCGCCCGGATCGGGCTGATCACCCGCGCCACCGAGTCCACCGAGGACACCGGCGTCGCGCTCAAGGGCCTGCTGGACGCGCTGCGCCAGGGCTCGCCGCAGGGGCTCGCGGAGTCGAAGCGGCTGGCGAACGCGGACGTGGTGCGGTCCTTCGAGCGCGACGCGGACGAGCTGGTCGAGCTGTCGGCGCGGCTGTTCGGCTCGGCGGAGGCGCAGGAGGGCATGCGGGCGTTCCTGGAGAAGCGGCCCGCGCGCTGGGTGCGCTGAACCGCCTGACGGCCGCAGGCTCCGTGGCTCTGGCGGCCCTCTCTTGTGCTTCTGGCTTCGGGCTCCCTAGCTCCAGCGGATGGTGGCCGTCTCCCGCCAGAGGCCGAGCAGCGTCTCGTCGCCGGTGTGCTCGATGCGCCCGGTGTGTTCGGCCGGGAGGCGGTTCCACAGCAGCAGGTAGAGGTCACGGGCCGAGCCTGCGAGGGTGAGGTCGGGACGGGAGTGTTCCACGGGTGTCGTCCGGGGGCAGCGGATTTCGGACCTCGGTGACGGATTCCGGACCTCGGTGACGGCGGATGTGATGTTGGCCGCCCGGCCGCGAGGCCGACCCTACGGACCGGTAACGTGAGCGCATGCCGAAAACCCGTTCCCTCCTCTCCGCCCTCCGGGCCGGCGGCCGGCGTGCCGCCGGACGGCTCGTCCACCGGGGCTGGCGCTGGGTGCAGCGGACCGGCGCGGTCAGCAACCAGAGCCCCGGCCCGTACCGGTTCGGCGAGTTGGGGGACGGGACGACGCTCGCGTTCCCGCTCGGGGCGGTGTTCAACGAGCAGTGGATCACCATCGGCCCGTTCTCGATCATCGGCGAACGGGTCACCATCAGCGCGGGCTTCCTGCCCGGCCTCGACCTCGGGCCCGAACCGATCGTGCGGATCGGGGGCGGCTGCGTGATAGGCCGGGACAGCCACATCGTCGGCCACCAGTCGATCGTCCTCGGTGACGACGTGTGGACCGGGCCCGGCGTCTACATCTCCGACCAGGCCCACGAGTACCGCGCCACCGACCTGCCGATCGGCAAGCAGTGGCCGCGCAACGAGCCGGTGGAGATCGGTGCCGGCAGCTGGATCGGCACCGGCGCGGTGATCCTTCCGGGCGCCCGGATCGGCCGCAACGTCGTGGTGGCGGCGGGTGCGGTGGTGCGCGGCGAGATCCCGGACCACAGCGTCGTCGCCGGCGCGCCCGCCAAGGTGGTCCGCCGCTGGACCGCGGAGGACGGCTGGCAGCCGCCGCTGCGCCACGACG
The nucleotide sequence above comes from Streptomyces kaniharaensis. Encoded proteins:
- a CDS encoding MFS transporter — its product is MTTSPAETSAPSSAVPESGGGLARAVRRRLHPDPTVRRLAAITLVNTVGNGLSLAVSVLFFTRVLGLSAAQLGFGMTAAGLCGVVASVPAGRAADRWGARRVLVTLTGLEAVGTAGYALVHSYPAFVVLACAVAAVDRGSAAVRNALYAEVLPADRRVAGRAYLRVVTNAGLCAGTALGAIALQVDNRPVYLTAIVANAVSFLFVAVMYRRLPVLAADGPSARSDAEGSEAPRTKRRNPALRDGPFLVVTVLNALLCLQFAVLEVGVPLWIVHETDAPRITVAGTLIVNTVLVITLQVRATKGTEDPATAARVCGRAGLFLAASCVVIGLAHGLPAIVAAVVVLGGVVLQSFGEVLGQAGGWALSYDLAGERAHGAYQGVYNAGTAAALMVGPALVSTAVIGYGLLGWAVLGAVLAAAGLAMGPAVRWAGRRGRNA
- a CDS encoding RidA family protein, which codes for MTTHLTHIAEPPGVAPGTGYTQVVTGTGRLVQVSGQVAFDEDRNLVGVGDPKAQARQVFENLRRCLAAAGADFTDVVKFTIFVTDIAHLPAVREARDEHVDTANPPASSAVQVAALFLPEVLIEIEALALVRE
- a CDS encoding ATP-grasp domain-containing protein is translated as MTTDAVLLLAPRINDTGLQLRTAAGRRGLRAHTATTWRVPEELLGSGQQVHVYGGPLFGDAVGRELGLALLEPPADWLAGLPRELTGRRVSCTTLAEARTLRGPAFVKPPVDKEFAARVYPDGAALPGPELLDGDTGVLVSDVVRFRREYRLFVMDGEVRAASRYAVDGELSVAPLGADGAEVLAFTGDVLAASGPALPSAVVVDVGTTDDGWAVVEANAAWASGGYAADPDGVLDVVLRSAGPLAQLPPADLPFLRELPEVVH
- a CDS encoding enoyl-CoA hydratase family protein, with amino-acid sequence MTSEAPLVHVTTADAVTTLTLDSPHNRNALSTRLMAELHAGLALAAADPEVRAVVLGHTGKVFCAGADLSEATGADPTVGPRGLVELQRAIVDCAKPVIAVIDGHVRAGGLGLVGAADLALAGPAATFAFTEVRLGLAPAVISLPLRPKLDPRAASRYYLTGEVFDAAEAARIGLITRATESTEDTGVALKGLLDALRQGSPQGLAESKRLANADVVRSFERDADELVELSARLFGSAEAQEGMRAFLEKRPARWVR
- a CDS encoding acyltransferase, yielding MPKTRSLLSALRAGGRRAAGRLVHRGWRWVQRTGAVSNQSPGPYRFGELGDGTTLAFPLGAVFNEQWITIGPFSIIGERVTISAGFLPGLDLGPEPIVRIGGGCVIGRDSHIVGHQSIVLGDDVWTGPGVYISDQAHEYRATDLPIGKQWPRNEPVEIGAGSWIGTGAVILPGARIGRNVVVAAGAVVRGEIPDHSVVAGAPAKVVRRWTAEDGWQPPLRHDAPQPVPEGVTAEQLRALVGWDLRLPGETE